Below is a genomic region from Pseudopipra pipra isolate bDixPip1 chromosome 6, bDixPip1.hap1, whole genome shotgun sequence.
CTAAAATAACCAAGGGGCATGAAGGTGTGAATTTaggtattttcttctgtgtgctATGGgacttgaaataattttaaccAATAATCACATTTTAACATACAGTACGTAGACTAGGATTATGCACACAATATAATTATTGTCATCAGAAGATGCCCAAGAGAAATTTTAAACTGCAGCCAGTCAGTATATGGCAAGAATAAAAGTGACATTGAAAACAACATTTCAAAATGAGTCAgttaaaaacaaccaaccaaacacaaAGAAACTCCAcaccacacttttttttttttgatatacCATTTCTGACTGTGTTCTATTTCAATTTGCTCATAAAAATGCAAGCCTTTTTAGTAATTACTACTAtggttttttctttcaactGTACCTATTCAAAAATTTTCCTTTACCTGCTGAATAACAGGTGCTTGTACTCCCCCAGGCTGCATTTGTGGTAtgacctgctgctgcagaacaaCTGGCTGCTGTGGTTGAATTATATACTGAGCTCCATTTGCAGTTCTAACTACTTGGAGGATCTGACCTGTAGTAAAATATCAAATTAATCAAATGTACAAGTTCACTTTTTAAATGATCTTCGTCTAGAAGCTTGATTCCTGGAAGAATATCAATGACAATTAAAAGAGAGAAACATTAAAATGCTTCGCTTTCATCAGTGAAAAGATACTATGCTATAGTAACTGTgccagaaacaaagaaaagggtTGTTTACCATCTAAATATGATCATGAGGTATGCAATCCAAAAATGCATTTACTTTTGCAAGTCACAGCCTAATCCTTTAACATAGCATTTTTAAAGCTCCCACCTGTATACATACCTCATGTTTCAAAAGGTAGATTTTACAGCTAGAAagacaaatcaaacaaaaatagGAATACATAGGTATTCACAATGCAAAAATTCTATCCACTGCTAACACCAAGATATTTCCAGGGTCCTGTAAGATGATGTCCTTTCCtcagaattttttccttccaattaCATTTCAAAAAATTACTCTGTGTATCACTTTCTTTGCAGTATTAATGTGCAGttgttttttgggaaaaaaaaaaaaatctatccttACACTTCTTGTccacttttcctttctgctcccATAATACCTGTACTTGATTTCCTTTCATTATCTTTTAGCTTTATTACCCTTCATCACTTCACAAAATACATCCAAGACATACACACCTTTGAGAATAGCCTGCAATTCTGAAAAGCAAGAGCTAAGATACATTCCAACATTAGTTTTTCACATTTCTAATGAGAAAGGTGgaataagaaaggaaattaaattacataATCTTGAACATTATACATTTCCCTCAGAGACAGATTTCCTGTTCTCCCTCCAGAGCAAAATGTCAAGCTCCATTTACTGAAATAGTTAAGTATATCTGAAAGATGGGACTACCACTACTATAAGGGTGGATTCCTCGATTCTGCTTTTTAACAGTAAATAACAGAAAGTAAATCTCAGATTTTCTCCCTCCCAAGCACTCTCTAAACTATTGTTTGTTCTCAGTCTTACCTGAATTTGTAAGTATCTGCTGAACTGGAGTAACACCAGCAGGGAGAGCCAATGTAGCTGCTGTAGCTGCAGCACTCTGAAATACCAGAAAAGCTTTTTAACCACAAACATTATTGCCAATGTTTCATCTCACAACGTACTGCCCGTacctttttattgctgtttacAATCTTTGCCTGCCAGTTTCTGGCATACATTATactaattataaaaattattttccttctttgttaataggaggaaggctgaaaaaaaaaaaaaaaatcactaagtATCACACCCTAACCCTAACTCCATGTGGTTTCTTGTTTTATCTGCGAGctcagcagattttttttttcttctcctctgccttctctgctAATGTACTAATACAGTACAACACTGCATGGCTCATGTGGCAATTTTAGTTACACTTTTTCAGCGCAGCCAAGGGTATGGGCCTAAAAATCTGAAGAAACGTAAGATAGTGAAGCAATAATTACGTTCACCTGTCATATTTTCACAGGGAGTAGTAATCAGGTTTGCACTTTTCTTCATTCTGTAAGTGATTTGCACTTCAAGTCCACATAACACAGCTCCTTTGAGTGAATACATGCATACTGTGTATTGACTGTTCACAGAATGACTAACTTTTCTCTCAAGACAGCTGATTCGAAGAGAAAGTGAAAGACTTTCAATGGGTCATGATTTGAACCTGCAAGGGTACTGAATTCCAACACAATTATGGGAGCTCCAAACACAACAATCTGCTTTAAGCCCTTAACTCGCAGAGAGCAATGGACTTCTCCAGAGGCCTCTCCATTTCAAGGGTCTAACTTCAGCTGCCTGTGGAAAAGCCTCCCTTTATAAGAGAACCATGGCTGATTACTCTTTGCTACTGAAAGGATTTAAACTTTATTACTAGGCAGAGTGCATACTTCCTGTTTACAAGAAACAGGATCTTCCCATACTGGCCGGTCAATATAGTAGTTACAACTGCCAAAATTAGAGATTACCAAGCAAAACTGAAGTGTGCTTCTATGCATCCTCCATCCCAGACAAAGACAGATAAATAAACTCTCATTATTCTCTGCCTTCCAAGATATTCACAGTCTGTCAGATCCACTCTTTTATATCAACTTAAGTGTTTCtaataaacacaaataatatttccaaaattattGTGACCATTTGCTGAACAGGAGTCCCCTGTGGTCTACAATTCATCCACATTTTGACAGCAGTAGAGTTTAAAAAGCTTGGCATACTTATTTTTGCAATACCCCTCAACAAGATCTAattgagacaggaaaaaaagtattttactgTTGGACTTAAAAAGTTACAAATCCCATTGTAACGGttgtaaaacagaaaagaaaaacatgaatgTTTATGTGCTCTCAGCCTCGAGGTACATCAGGCTATTCAAGTAACAAAGTTCAGGTTCTCTTCTGTAGCAAGATCAGCAGATAACGAAGAAGTGAATGCTAAGCAAGCTGTTGCACTTGAAAACTTATTGCATCATGAAATTTTGTTTCATGGGCTTCCAGTACAGAACTGGAAAGAATGGAATGAATTCTAGTCTTAACACACATATTTAACTTATATTAGCTGTTCTTCTTATGGCTTtgcaaacaatttatttttcttttaattaagccAGGGAATTTAAAGCAAGAGAAGATAATTAAAATTAACCTCTAGAGATATAAACTGCAAGAAAAGGGTAAATGACCAGACTCAGCTTTATATACTGTCACAAAATTAGTGAATCAAATTAATGTGACCAGCAAAGATCTATGTGAAATGCTAAATCATATCTCACTTGAGATAAACTTAAGTTTCAGAGTAGTCAATGGTTTTTCCTGCATCTAGCACGTATGGTATGCTTGCATCAGTTAGTGGTGGTGTGTTGTTATAAGAGCATATCATCACGTATACCAACAGTACTCcaatttctgatttaaaaaaaaaaagttttggttAAAGCACAGGATCAAGGTAAGTCCTAGATTTGTTATCAGAACTGACATCATGGACTACTACTGATCCCAGACTGTAAGTGCAGCCACAAAACTCAAAGATGGCAGACAGCTTTGGCAGCGTGTCTTAAATTACTTTTAAGCATCTGATGACCAATACCAGATTCATGTTTATTATTTACTCAAAAAAACTTACAAAATGACAGTGTATGCCTGTAtaaacttctgcttttcttaCCATGCCTGATGCATTCATGTGTGGTATCAGCTTGGAATCTGGCACAATAACCTGCTGCTGAggtgctggaaacaaaaaacagtgtttaatgaaaaatacagtgtATGCCCAAAATAACATCCAAGCCAGAGTAACTTAGAAAGAACATCACCCAAACATCCATCACGAAAACAACTACTAAGCAATCTCTGATCTTATTTTTACTCTCGAGACAATATATAACAGCAGGTCTGAGAAGTGATATGACTACTTTGCCTTTACAGATCTTATTTCAAGGGCTTCAGTTACCTACTCTGAATCTAAGTAAAGTAAGATATAAAATGTATTCCTGAAATTAAAGATATTAGTGAAATGTTGATAAACTTGATGATGTCCAGTATCACAGTTCTTCAAAAACATCAACTGAAAATAGTTAACTCTTAAAACAGGCTTAAGCGAGGACTGTTGTAAGACGAAGAGTAACAGGATGCTGCAGCTAGCTTGAGTTACAAGCAGTTAGCATAGCTGTTAGCTCATGATTTTCACTGTCTTCGTGTAGCAGAAGCAGATGAAATGCAATCAACTACCTGTCCCACACAACAAAGCAGTTTTGGTGTGCTAAGGGAAACAGACAGCTAAACTATATAAACAATCTGTTGATCATCCAGAAAAACAAGTGCCTAAGCCTATGGAACAAGTAGGTTGCCACTGCTATTAGCTGTGACAGTAAAGTAAAAAACGGCACAGTAATTTGACAAGCTATTCTCCATCCAAACCCCTAACAAAGGACACTTAAGAATACTAGGGGTAACAGAGTTTCTGGAAAAGATTCTGGGGTGGAAAGCCCTGCAACGCTGCACCAAGATCTGAGGGCATCTCTCCAAGTTTCAGGGAACCCAAGGAGGGCAAAAGAGCTTAATGAAATCTCATGAATCTGTGCCAGGACCACACAAAGGACAGCAGGAATCACCATATTGATCATTCTGATCTCTCCCTGTGACTGCACCAGGTCATGAGAGGAAGTACCATTTCCACCATGGAACAGGGAAGTCAAGTAATTCATAAAACTGCATGTCTGTGATTAAAGTGCTCTGATATCCTAATTTCATTTAGCCTCCACACTGTCACTTCTTTGTAAGCCACAACGTTTGGCAACAATAAATTGGCTTTAAGTGTGTTACTATAGGTAGGACCTCACTGTACTCTAAGAAAAACCCCAAGAGCACGGGGGACCCCTGGTCAGTGGAGGGAACCTAGGTTGGCAAAATCGCAGCTCCTCCGCGAAGGGGCCACCAGAGGGAGCGGTGAGCAGCTCACTCAGGCTCTGCCACTCTCCTCTCCCGGAGCCCTTGGAACCGCAGGTATTTATTTAGGGGCCTTAatctcaaaattaattttatcccAACATTAAAAACTGATTCATGTGTAGCCAAAACACAAAGTACtataagaagaaaacaagatatCAACcccttttccccaaaaaaaccaaagaagtgcccaaaaccaaccacaaaaaaaccccacaccatggtaaaaaaatgccacaaaaaCCAGTTCTAGTCACATTAGTTGTATTCTGTGCTGAATATATGGTGGTTGGGTTTTGGCTGGTTTTTGGAGGGGCAGGGTGGGAAATCAACTCATATCTATCTTTTGTGCTATGACAACATAGGTTCTCTGATCCATGAAATCTGATAAAAAGACTGAAGTCTGACTAccacagataaatattttatgccATAAACTTAATGCACTGAAAAACTCAATTAAGCCTTTCATAGGTGGCAGATTTGTTTACTCAGTATATATACAGTTAAATCCAGtaatatttcttatatttaaaataaaattacaattgctgaaaaaaatttccttaaaTTATTAATGAGGAATACGCAGGCCAGTAATTACAAGAAACAATATTTATTGTTATGGCTACCTAAAATACACCTTGAACACCCACATCTACACAACGTGCAATCTTCTAAGACCACAAAAATAcctacatatatttatatatatattctcaGACTATTATACAAGCATTTTTCATGTCCTAGTATTGAGTTATGCTTGACAATGgtttttttgaaataatttgctCCTAATGACTTTTTTACCTCATGACTAAACTGCCAACTGCACAAGTATATTGGCTTGAACTTAGAGCTGATAATGGAATTTTCAAAGTCATGTGTTCTCAAAATATGTTATGTTGTAGGAGACCaagaaaattcagcttttccAAAATCTTCTAAAGAATATTACTTAAACCAAATACCAAAATACTTTTTACCAAGACAGCTCTCTTGACCCATTAAATAGAGGCAAATAGAAAGACTAAAAGGTTTCCATCCTGTCCTAGATTTAGAATATGTTAAGGAGTTGGACTAACTTCAGAATCTTTTGCCAGAGAGTTTAGAGATTAAGTCTGACCTTGCTGAGATGCTGGAATAAGGACCTGTTGTGGCTGAGATTGCTGCTGCACAGTTTGCTGTGGCTGAGGTTGTGTgtgatggtggtggtgatgatgctgctgttgctgctgctgctgttgttgctgttgcaCCTGCAATaaaagctgctgctcttctgAATGGAAGCCATCTACAGCCTTGGACTGCATCAGCTTGTTCTCCCACAGCTagtttggaaaaggaaagagaactaTCTGTGTACAATTTTTACTCAATGGGATTTGTAACAACATAATGACAGTAATCCAgaattgattttgttttcactgtttaTTTTGTGCAGTCTACTTAGTTCAAAAAGCCTTTAGGCAAATATAGACTGGAGAGGTAACTCCACAGAGGTAATGTTTTAAGAAAAGGAGTTAAATATTTCCTGTCAGTCCAAGCTCAAGCTTTTATATTCTCTATTTTTCCATGTGTGGAAGATTCATAACAACTCTAATAGAAGCACGAATAGAGATAAACTGGTAACTTTAAATAAGCCTTCAAGTTTTCCACTTCCCTACATTCTTTCTTACCTCTATAATcacaaaaataattcctttattACAGCTTTCCTCAAGACATTTCTTCTTGGAACTCGTCAATAAAAGCTGCTTAAAAACTACTGCCTTGTAACACATTTCAACAGAAACTACCAGCATACCTAAGATACTGCCTCTCTACAAGCATTTACACAGTTTCTACCACAGTATCAAATTCAGTTTCTCCAGCCCTACAGTTCTTTATGTCAGCTGATGTGTCTCCAAAGGACAGTCACAGATGCAAAAAAGCAGTTCTTGCGAAAAGACAGCAATGCAAGTATTTCTAATACATCAGAGTCAAAAAGACTACAGGCACCTAGGACTCATGACTTAAGTCTGCTTAGGGCTCCCTTCCCCTTCAAtacttcattttccttcttgtcTCTTTCCTCAGTCTTTTCTGACATCATTTGCTGAACACAGCTGTGTCACAAAAACCAAAGTGCTTTTTTATAGCGCTCACTGCACTTCCACCAAGACAGGTCATGGTCTCATGGGAAAGAACTCTTTACCTGTTTCTGTCTAGGCAAATTcaaaatttgtttccttttccatccattttttaatacttcaaaAATACTGTGAGTGTGGGACACTACACTCTCTGAAGAAGCTGAGACAAACAGGACCTACTTTCCCAGtttccttttgctttatttcttttggttggttggttttgttttggctttccccctgtcttttctcttccccttcgAATGGCTTCTTTCACTCAGAAAGAATTTGAAGAAAGCCACAGAAGACCCATCAGCTCAGGTTTAACATTCTGCCTTTATTTTGGACTCTTGAAAACAGCTCAACCTCACTCTGTGTAAAAATTCTGAATCCAAGAGCTTGACAAAAGTGTGATGAATACAATGTGATTTATTATGTACCACCTGCCAAAAGACAAGATTTCTGCAAACCACAAACCATACATGCAAAAATCTGACAACGCATCCAACAATGCAACTCTTCTTCTTCAGAAAGACAAAACCATCAAGCAGAGcagaccatttttttttccctgcagagaAACATTAAGAGCTGTCTGTCTCTAAAATAAACATCTTCCCCTTTTTTAAAGATACAATGTTTTGGGGACCAAAATAACACTGAATTCAGGTGCCTGCTGTTGTCAGATTAGGGAAAGTAAACAAGGTGAGCAAACCTCTCTATACGGCAGTGTAATTCAAATGATAAGGGACTACAGATATGCAGATTAATACAATGCTTAACTAACTAAAAACTAGTATTTCTACTGTGTACAACAGTAACCAGATTTGGAAACTAACTGCTGTATTAGTCTATTTAAAAGAACTTTAAAGTTGCAACTTACAGTTTTGAGTTCCATAAGAACCTGTTCATCCACTCCTTCATCCAGAAAAACTTCTCTGACATCATTGATGACATCTTCAATAACAGACCTGTACAAtttaggctttaaaaaaaaataactagtCAGCactgttttgaaagaaatttatgactttaaaataagatttcctcacataaaaaaattctgaaaactgCATTACAGAATACACTGCATCTTTTCAAGTGACTAAAATATTCAAAGAGGTATAAATAAGCAAGAACAGCTCAAACAAGGTGAAAATGGAAGGGACTACTTATGACCTCTTGTGATATAACTACAGCACAAGTGTTATCAAGCCATGAGGAATATAATTCAAAACAGAGAAGATTGTTTTCCATTCAGTCAATTTGTTTTCTGCTTGCAAATGTAGATACTGAATATGCAAAAATACTTGCATGTGTGCAAAATACATCAAAGAACATTAAGAGTTCAAAAACATATTAAGACAAATACAGACAAAAAACTTGTTAGCGCTTGCTAGTTTAACAGGTACCAAATATGGCTCAGGATGATCTTGAGCTGAAAACCACTGAAGGCCCAAAAAACTGGAAGCATTCACGTGCATATTCTGTTCTTCCTTACACATCTGTTTACAAAAACTCTTGCAGACAGGATATTAGGCTAGacagatttctgttttcaatCAGTAGTTATGCTTTTATATTACAAGGTTTTCATGGGAAAGCACTACAAATACATTATTATTCTATTACACTGATTTCATGCCTAAACTATCAAAGATAAAGTGAGTTATCAGTTCACTGTAAGTTGCCAAAAGAAGTTCTGGTGCCTCCATTCCTGGATATACTCAAAAGCCACCTGGACATTGTTCTGGGCAATCGGCTCTAGGAGGCTCTGCTTGTGTAGGGAGGTTGCAAGAAGGCctccaaaggtcccttccaacttcagccattttgtgaattttaaaatgaaggtACCATTTAAAATAGAGAATGTAAACACTTAAACTTATCAATTAAAGCTCAAAATTTAATTCATAGGACCATACAAAAATTGTATTGTGCACGTGCTGTACCTTTTAAACAGTACAACTAGATGTCTCTTCCTATGTAAGAACCTCAATGGGATTTTGGCTCGGTTTAAATACCTGTGCTACATAATTGCAAGGTAGCACTATGAGCTCTAAAGTAGGGTTGATCAATCTGTAGCCTGTGAACCATATATATGTCACTGATAAAGGCTGCTTCTTGGGCTGGGCATACACCAATTTTAAAACGATCTGAAAGTAGCTACAACTTTCTCCTCATCCCTCACCTCCTCAACCCCATTCCCTAACTTCCTTATGATGCTTCCTTAAATCCCTAATGATGCCACACACATCAGATACGTTGTATACATGCAAAACAATCATCCTGTACTGGTGCAGTGGGTTTGGCACCCCAAGAAAGCTGTGCCTCCAACGCACACATGGGAAATCTGCATCAAGCAGTTAGTGCAGAGGTGCTGGAACTACACAGATTTACTGCATGCActtgaaacatttattttatgcaTGTATAGTTGCTTAATGCATTCCAGAAGTGTTGAATTTGTTGCAGACATGCCCAAGATTATACTGCACACATTACGGAGATGCTATGCCTAAGTTACACAATAATGCAAGGAGAATAGCAGCACATGATTTACTAGTCCACAAAAAGCTGAATGGCCAATAAGCACAAAAAAGAAGTTGAATATCTTTACTTTATCATGTGtgaaagaaaccaaaaacaaaatcaaaaaaacttcaaagaaaTGCATTGAGATTacaagggaataaaaaaacatAATTGAAATCTGGAACTAAGCAGTGTGATGGCTGCTTAGTGCATTACGCCCTTACTGTTTAAAACAAACTCTTCATAGGGGCACGCTCAAGTGATTTTTCTTACAAACCatcaccccctccccccaaaaaaacaccacagaaaaagaaaaaaactcaacaaaacTCAACATACCACTCTATGCTACTGATCACTTTGAAGCTTTAAAACATGCTGCTGCAAATCAAGTAACTGAAATGCTAGAATTCATCCTTCTGTTACTTGTCACtcgaaaaaaaaataaattcaggcTTCAAATAACAGTGTAAGTTTGCCATCCTTTACAATTACTTTTGTACATCTACAGCACCTATGTCCAAAACTTAATTGCTCCAAAAGAGACAAAACATGCCATACTGTATGCTTACTTATCCAGGCTTCAAATACTGCATTAAATGTGCTTATAGACATTGAAACAGACTTCCAAAGCCAGACTACTCTTGAGTGCTAATATTTTAAATCTGTGTAGTGAGTAACTTAGAAATACCAAGCACCATTAACAGGATTATTTTTCCACTTGGATTTAATTCATAACAGATGCAAAAAGACGTTCTACTTAATAACATTAAGTCCTATTATTTCTATAATTA
It encodes:
- the GTF2A1 gene encoding transcription initiation factor IIA subunit 1; the encoded protein is MASSTNTNPVPKLYRSVIEDVINDVREVFLDEGVDEQVLMELKTLWENKLMQSKAVDGFHSEEQQLLLQVQQQQQQQQQQQHHHHHHHTQPQPQQTVQQQSQPQQVLIPASQQAPQQQVIVPDSKLIPHMNASGMSAAATAATLALPAGVTPVQQILTNSGQILQVVRTANGAQYIIQPQQPVVLQQQVIPQMQPGGVQAPVIQQVLAPLPGGISQQTGVIIQPQQILFTGNKTQVIPTTVAAPTPAQAQIPAAGQQQPQQQQAQPQAPLVLQVDGAGDTSSEEEEDEEEDYDDDEEEDKEKDGGEDGQVEEEPLNSEDDVSDEDGQELFDTENVVVCQYDKIHRSKNKWKFHLKDGIMNLNGRDYVFSKAIGDAEW